One stretch of Arachis duranensis cultivar V14167 chromosome 1, aradu.V14167.gnm2.J7QH, whole genome shotgun sequence DNA includes these proteins:
- the LOC107486815 gene encoding LOW QUALITY PROTEIN: serine carboxypeptidase 1 (The sequence of the model RefSeq protein was modified relative to this genomic sequence to represent the inferred CDS: substituted 1 base at 1 genomic stop codon) yields the protein MKNTFALCSYLLLLVTLLGLVFSNCKANQVDNLDELINSRSSENAPKTLSWTKEDAYIPKYYHTSSIGPSPSQEEQKLADKITALPGQPYYGSNFDQYAGYVTVDPNVGRDLFYYFVESPANSSQYNPLVLWLNGGILKXDEIFSLNCLLNKLSFILMKNINANKLANVLFLESPAGVGFSYTQNDSQTFFPTSGDKAAAKDAYVFLVNWLDRFPEYKDREIYITGESYAGHYVPQLAYTIVVNNLFRQIANQSVINLQGIAIGNPWVDDFTGVKGLFDYLWTHALNSDQTHELIETYCDFKPHQPISSICINATRNAFAEKGPIDSYNIYAPLCHDTSLKPSQTGSVYNFDPCSDVYVQAYLNRPEVQEALHAKPTQWSHCSFFQWKDSPVTVLPLIKKLIDHNINVWIYSGDVDSRVSVTATRYALNVLKLPIVTPWYPWYSENEIGGYAVQYKGLVFATVRGAGHMVPSWQPERAFNLILAFLSGYPSPPGSPK from the exons ATGAAGAACACTTTTGCTCTTTGTTCTTATTTACTCCTCCTTGTTACCCTTTTGGGTCTAGTATTCTCAAATTGCAAAGCCAACCAAGTTGACAACCTTGATGAGTTGATTAATTCAAGAAGCTCAGAGAATGCTCCTAAGACTCTTTCATGGACAAAAGAAGATGCATACATACCAAAATATTATCATACTTCTTCTATTGGTCCATCTCCATCACAAGAGGAGCAAAAGTTGGCTGATAAAATAACTGCATTGCCAGGTCAACCATATTATGGGTCAAATTTTGACCAATATGCAGGGTATGTTACTGTTGATCCAAATGTTGGGAGAgatcttttctattattttgtgGAGTCTCCAGCTAATTCCTCTCAGTACAACCCTTTGGTTTTGTGGCTCAATGGAGGTATTTTAAAATAGGATGAAATATTCTCTCTAAATTGTTTGTtgaataaattatcatttatacTCATGAAAAATATAAACGCTAACAAAT TGGCTAATGTTCTGTTCTTGGAATCCCCTGCTGGAGTGGGATTCTCGTACACACAAAATGACTCACAAACATTTTTCCCTACTTCCGGTGACAAGGCTGCTGCAAAGGATGCCTACGTGTTCCTGGTTAACTGGCTAGACCGGTTTCCAGAGTACAAAGACCGTGAAATTTACATCACTGGCGAGAGCTATGCCGGTCACTATGTGCCTCAGCTTGCATATACTATTGTTGTCAACAATCTTTTCAGACAAATTGCCAACCAATCTGTTATCAACCTTCAAGGCATTGCT ATTGGGAACCCATGGGTTGATGATTTTACTGGTGTAAAGGGGTTATTTGATTACCTCTGGACTCATGCTTTGAACTCAGACCAAACTCATGAGCTCATTGAGACATACTGTGACTTCAAACCCCATCAACCCATTTCCTCTATTTGTATCAATGCAACAAGAAATGCCTTCGCTGAGAAAGGACCCATTGACTCCTATAATATATACGCACCACTCTGTCACGACACCTCTCTCAAACCTTCTCAAACTGGCTCT GTATACAATTTCGACCCATGCTCTGATGTGTACGTGCAAGCCTATCTAAATAGGCCAGAGGTCCAAGAAGCTCTTCATGCAAAACCCACACAATGGAGCCACTGCAg TTTTTTTCAGTGGAAGGACAGCCCAGTTACAGTCCTACCCCTCATCAAGAAGCTCATCGACCACAATATTAATGTCTGGATATACAG tgGTGATGTAGATTCAAGAGTGTCAGTCACAGCTACCAGATATGCACTCAACGTCCTCAAGCTCCCTATTGTGACCCCTTGGTATCCATGGTATTCTGAAAACGAG ATTGGAGGATATGCGGTGCAATACAAAGGATTGGTATTTGCGACAGTGAGAGGAGCAGGGCATATGGTTCCAAGCTGGCAGCCAGAACGGGCTTTCAACTTGATCTTAGCATTCCTCAGTGGATATCCCTCCCCTCCTGGTTCACCAAAATGA